From the genome of Colletotrichum higginsianum IMI 349063 chromosome 4, whole genome shotgun sequence, one region includes:
- a CDS encoding Garp complex subunit vps53, whose amino-acid sequence MQSAQAELAQLFRKIETVRSRAIQTEQNITSMTADIKRLDGTKRNLTLSMTALKRLQMLTTAYDQLRALAKSRQYRDCAGLLQAVLQLMKHFNSYRSIEQIATLSRGVSELQRELLEQVCEDFEIAFAKAEVGQRRGTLAEACLVMDALGEMARTRLMNWYVNTELREYRQVFRGNDEAGNLDNIGRRYAWFKRMLKTHEDEHAVIFPPHWRANELLAMAFCDGTRDDFKGILERSMRRTDGQKIDVNLLLSCLQETLDFEHGLEKRFANEPRASIDTLSSSDDRASNFHGSISAAFEPYLSLWVDSQDKQLASMIPKYRSQPLLPEDEEFSSQAVISSAIELFHFYKLTLSQCAKLSTSDRLLDLSKTLAKYLDEYAQQVLLHILQRAGPQGPPIQDVILVLNTADFWSTNTTQLEENIKKRIDNDLVGKVDLSSQADAFLGVASAAVLTLVRNVEIACEGSWREMRNTGWSTMESVGDQSSYVGELLSSVNSKTEEILGLVVKQQYARAFCDNLVDHLVNAYISNIVQCRPVSEVGAEQMLLDKYVLTKAFENLLSYHNKTSAAATHTAPASYVKRVNQTMNRIDPLLKTLQVRPSPPEGLVQAYLIHIGDRSDTNFRKILDLKGVRKGDQGHLVELFGIHREGNLSDKLVQQSPLLTPLMATTGLGSSGLGPINASNALTTASSAMPGLPSKFDATSLGEKLLSAARDLGQGTGPGGIVGAEKATMNENLKNFGKFFRRDLGGFGARFGKRDESTDR is encoded by the exons ATGCAATCCGCCCAAGCCGAGCTAGCCCAGCTCTTCCGCAAGATCGAGACGGTGCGATCTCGAGCAATCCAGACCGAGCAGAACATCACCTCCATGACGGCTGATATCAAGCGACTCGATGGCACGAAGCGGAACCTGACGCTGAGCATGACGGCGCTCAAACGACTACAAATGTTAACGACGGCATACGACCAGCTGAGAGCCCTGGCCAAGTCGAGACAATACCGGGACTGTGCAGGTCTGCTGCAAGCTGTGCTACAGCTTATGAAGCACTTCAACAGCTACAGGAGCATCGAGCAGATCGCTACTCTGAGCAGGGGGGTCTCGGAACTGCAGCGTGAGTTGTTGGAACAGGTCTGCGAAGACTTTGAGATCGCCTTCGCCAAGGCAGAGGTCGGCCAGCGCAGGGGTacgctggccgaggcctgTCTCGTCATGGATGCTCTGGGCGAAATGGCGCGGACAAGGTTGATGAACTGGTACGTGAACACGGAGCTCCGTGAGTACCGCCAGGTCTTCAGGGGcaacgacgaggccggcaatCTCGACAATATCGGCCGCAGGTATGCCTGGTTTAAGCGCATGCTCAAGACACACGAGGACGAGCACGCCGTAATCTTCCCTCCTCACTGGCGTGCGAATGAGCTATTGGCCATGGCCTTCTGCGACGGCACGAGGGATGACTTCAAGGGCATCCTCGAAAGGAGCATGCGGAGGACCGATGGGCAGAAGATCGACGTCAACCTTCTGCTGAGCTGCTTACAGGAGACGTTGGACTTTGAGCACGGTCTCGAGAAGCGATTCGCCAACGAGCCACGTGCCAGCATTGACACCTTGAGCTCTTCCGATGACAGGGCATCCAACTTCCATGGCTCTATATCTGCCGCCTTTGAGCCTTACTTGAGCTTATGGGTGGATTCACAAGACAAGCAACTCGCCAGCATGATTCCAAAGTACCGCAGCCAGCCTCTGCTTCCGGAAGACGAGGAGTTCTCGTCGCAGGCTGTCATCTCATCCGCCATTGAGCTTTTCCACTTCTACAAACTCACCCTGTCGCAATGCGCCAAGCTGTCCACTAGCGACCGACTGCTGGATCTTTCCAAAACTTTGGccaagtacctcgacgagtATGCGCAGCAGGTTCTCTTGCACATTCTCCAAAGGGCAGGGCCCCAGGGACCACCGATTCAGGACGTCATTTTGGTATTGAACACGGCCGACTTTTGGTCTACAAACACCACGCAGTTGGAGGAAAACATTAAGAAGCGTATCGACAATGACCTCGTTGGCAAGGTCGACCTTTCGTCGCAAGCCGATGCATTCCTTGGTGTGGCTAGCGCCGCTGTGCTGACTCTGGTGCGCAATGTCGAGATTGCGTGCGAAGGCTCGTGGCGCGAGATGCGGAACACGGGCTGGAGCACCATGGAGAGCGTGGGAGACCAGAGCTCTTacgtcggcgagctcctgTCCTCCGTGAACAGCAAGACCGAGGAAATCCTAGGCCTCGTGGTCAAGCAGCAGTACGCAAGAGCGTTCTGCGACAACCTCGTGGACCATCTTGTCAACGCCTACATCAGCAACATCGTCCAGTGCCGTCCTGTGTCCGAGGTTGGCGCCGAACAG ATGCTGCTCGACAAATATGTCTTGACGAAAGCGTTCGAGAACCTCCTGTCCTACCACAACAAgacttcggcggcggcgacgcacACGGCACCGGCAAGCTATGTCAAGCGAGTGAACCAGACGATGAACCGCATTGATCCTCTCCTCAAGACGCTTCAGGTtcgcccgtcgccgccggaAGGCCTTGTACAAGCATATCTCATTCACATTGGCGATCGGTCCGATACCAACTTCCGAAAGATCCTCGACCTCAAGGGCGTCCGCAAGGGCGACCAGGGCCATCTGGTAGAGCTCTTTGGCATCCACCGCGAGGGTAACCTGAGCGACAAGCTCGTGCAACAGTCCCCGTTGCTGACGCCGCTtatggcgacgacggggctCGGCAGCTCCGGCCTAGGACCCATCAACGCGAGTAATGCGCTTACAACGGCCAGCAGCGCGATGCCCGGGCTGCCGAGCAAGTTCGACGCGACGTCTCTGGGCGAGAAGCTTCTCAGCGCGGCCCGGGACCTGGGGCAGGGGACAGGTCCAGGGGGCATCGTGGGAGCGGAGAAGGCGACCATGAATGAGAACCTCAAGAACTTTGGCAAGTTCTTCCGGAGGGATCTCGGAGGGTTCGGGGCGAGGTTTGGAAAGAGGGATGAGAGCACCGATCGGTGA
- a CDS encoding Duf1776 domain containing protein — protein MSADDQQFLDVLSSLPNHIRRYSDDLANLINPHVDKAAQAVRETLASTEWLPDSVRPSPPVRHVPIEVIAMSRYETIHTWVKEHKLLTGAVVAVVGFVAYRSYKSSRFCKKTRRAKRARNGGRLEVVVIAGSPSLPLTRSLSLDFERRGFIVYIVCNAEEDESMVHSLSRPDILPLTIDTTDPPKAGAAIDSFAQYLQSPHAPAPRTRPNHLQLKSVILIPSLNYQTSPIATIPPSSFADLFNTHLLHPILTIQAFLPLLTTRLSPPEEKWTPPKVLVFTPSIISSINPPFHAPEATVSSALSAFTEVLTAELRPLGIPVTHMQLGTFDFTGFQPAKHTHPSQRGLLEGGPGIDADATETLMWPENARHAYGRNFVMQSTSAISAGRIRGLKGSSLRHLHNAVFDVIDGSITSGTVRVGLGASVYGFVGRWVPRGLVSWMMGIRRVDELSAWQTSSYNGSLDGSENEDGQDFVAVPDEKLDSNVWKSS, from the exons ATGTCAGCGGACGACCAGCAGTTTCTGGACGTA CTGTCCTCGCTGCCCAACCACATCCGCCGATACTCGGACGACCTTGCGAATCTCATCAACCCGCACGTAGACAAGGCCGCCCAGGCTGTCCGAGAGACTCTTGCGTCCACAGAATGGCTGCCCGACTCGGTGCGACCGAGTCCTCCCGTTCGGCATGTTCCGATCGAGGTGATTGCTATGAGCCGTTACGAGACGATCCACACTTGGGTAAAAGAGCACAAGCTCCTGACTGGtgccgtcgttgccgtcgtggGATTCGTCGCCTATCGTTCATACAAGAGTAGCAGGTTCTGTAAGAAGACGCGCCGGGCGAAACGGGCGAGGAACGGCGGACGGCTCGAGgttgtcgtcatcgccgggTCGCCCAGTCTACCCTTGACAAGGTCACTGTCTCTGGACTTTGAGAGGAGAGGCTTCATCGTTTACATCGTGTgcaacgccgaggaggacgagagcaTGGTGCACAGCTTGTCGAGGCCAGACATCCTCCCTCTGACCATTGACACCACGGAT CCTCCCAAAGCCGGAGCAGCCATCGATAGCTTCGCCCAGTATCTCCAGTCACCCCACGCTCCGGCCCCTCGGACAAGACCCAACCACCTGCAGCTGAAAtccgtcatcctcatccccTCGCTCAACTACCAGACGTCACCCATCGCCACCATCCCGCCTTCCAGCTTCGCAGACCTCTTCAACACCCACCTCCTTCACCCCATCCTTACCATCCAGGCTTTCCTGCCGCTCTTAACGACCCGTCTTAGCCCACCCGAAGAGAAGTGGACACCGCCAAAGGTGCTCGTCTTCACACcgtccatcatctcctccatcaaCCCGCCTTTCCATGCCCCCGAAGCGACTGTCTCGTCCGCCCTATCAGCCTTCACCGAGGTCCTGACCGCAGAGCTGCGGCCTCTGGGCATCCCAGTAACCCATATGCAGCTGGGTACTTTCGACTTCACCGGCTTCCAGCCCGCGAAGCACACCCACCCTTCCCAGAGAGGCCTCCTCGAAGGCGGCcccggcatcgacgccgacgcaACCGAGACCTTGATGTGGCCCGAGAATGCCCGCCATGCCTACGGACGCAACTTTGTCATGCAGAGcacctcggccatctcggccggccGCATTCGCGGTCTGAAGGGCAGCTCGCTCCGCCACCTGCATAACGCCGTCTTTGACGTCATCGATGGCTCCATCACCAGCGGCACCGTCCGTGTCGGTCTCGGCGCCAGTGTCTATGGCTTTGTCGGTCGTTGGGTACCGCGTGGTCTGGTCTCATGGATGATGGGCATCCgccgcgtcgacgagctATCGGCATGGCAGACCAGTTCCTACAATGGCTCACTTGACGGCAGTGAGAACGAGGACGGCCAGGACTTTGTCGCGGTGCcggacgagaagctggacAGCAACGTGTGGAAGTCGTCCTAG
- a CDS encoding MFS siderochrome iron transporter MirB: protein MTAMTQLREVLGRKQAQGEDVPAAVAVVPETNDDKELGNASEDLKAMQEQQPSDEVQHGVKLAQALTLTWNKNSLVAIFIFMWFLYLTNGFQSSVLYSLTPYAASDFESHSLLPVIDIVSSAMTASVYIPLAKILDLWGRAEGFLLMVLFATLGMILLAASQNLATYCAATVFWQVGWSGLTYSIDVITADSTRLKNRGLAFAFTSSPYMITAFAGPKAAEGFLNHVSWRWGFGCFSIVLPIVAVPMYGILKWNIRKAKKKGTLIRGSSGRSFVENVRWGLVEFDVLGVVLFACGLVTFLLPFSLASTAPNGWKSAYVIAMIITGFVVLALFLLNELFLAPKPFFKFEFFADRTVMGACLLDITYQVAYYCWNSYFTSFLQVVNGLSVSNAGYVSNTFDVVSGVLLFVVGFSISKTGRFRWLLLVGVPLYTFGQGLMIYFRQPGQNIGYLVMCQIFTSIGGSVFILCMQVAILAAVDHQHVAAALAVLSVCGNIGGSVGNTISATIWTNTFEKALERNLPEAALGSLADIYSDLDTQLGYPVGSAERLAIQQAYGYAQMRMLAAGTSVMVFGFIAVFMIRNFDLKKMSQTKGLVF, encoded by the exons ATGACAGCGATGACCCAGCTCCGAgaggtcctcggccgcaagcaggcccagggcgaagacgtccccgccgccgtggccgtggtcCCGGAGACgaacgacgacaaggagctCGGCAACGCCTCCGAAGACCTGAAGGCAAtgcaggagcagcagcccaGTGATGAGGTCCAGCACGGCGTCAAGCTGGCACAAGCCTTGACTCTGACGTGGAACAAGAACTCGCTGGTTGCCATATTCATCTT CATGTGGTTTCTGTACCTCACGAACGGATTCCAGAGCTCGGTCCTCTACAGCCTGACGCCGTACGCCGCCAGCGACTTCGAGTCGCACTCGCTCCTCCCCGTCATCGACATCGTGTCCAGCGccatgacggcctcggtgtACATCCCTCTAGCCAAGATCCTCGATCTCTGGGGCCGCGCCGAGGGGTTCCTGCTCATGGTGCTCTTCGCGACCCTGGGCATGATCCTGCTGGCCGCCAGCCAGAATCTCGCCACGTACTGCGCAGCAACG GTCTTCTGGCAGGTTGGCTGGTCAGGCCTTACCTACAGCATCGACGTCATCACAGCCGACTCGACGCGGCTCAAGAACCGGGGCCTGGCGTTCGCCTTCACCTCGTCCCCTTACATGATCACGGCGTTCGCAGGACCaaaggcggccgaggggtTTCTGAACCACGTCAGCTGGCGGTGGGGGTTCGGGTGCTTCTCCATCGTGCTGCCCATCGTGGCCGTGCCCATGTATGGCATCTTGAAGTGGAACATCCGtaaggccaagaagaagggaacCCTCATCCGCGGGTCCAGCGGCCGAAGCTTTGTCGAGAACGTGCGGTGGGGGCTGGTTGAGTTTGACG TCCTCGGAGTCGTCTTGTTCGCCTGCGGCCTAGTCaccttcctcctccctttctccctcgccagcacggcgccgaACGGATGGAAATCGGCATATGTTATTGCTATGATTATCACTGGCTTTGTTGTGCTCgcgctcttcctcctcaacgAGCTCTTCCTGGCGCCCAAGCCCTTCTTCAAGTTCGAGTTTTTCGCCGACCGCACCGTGATGGGCGCCTGTCTCCTCGATATAACGTACCAGGTTGCATACTACTGCTGGAACAGCTACTTCACTTCGTTCCTGCAGGTCGTCAACGGCCTGTCCGTCTCCAACGCGGGCTACGTCAGCAACACCTTCGACGTGGTCTCGGGCGTGCTCCTATTCGTCGTCGGGTTCTCCATTTCCAAGACGGGGCGATTCCGCTGGCTCTTGCTGGTCGGCGTGCCGTTGTACACCTTCGGGCAGGGCCTGATGATCTACTTCCGCCAACCCGGCCAGAACATCGGTTACCTCGTCATGTGCCAGATATTCACGTCCATCGGCGGGAGCGTCTTCATCCTCTGCATGCAGGTCGCcatcctcgcggccgtcgaccaccagcacgtcgccgccgcccttgcgGTCCTCAGCGTCTGCGGCAACATTGGCGGGTCCGTGGGTAACACCATCTCCGCGACCATCTGGACAAACACGTTTGAGAAGGCGCTCGAGAGGAACCTAcccgaggcggcgctgggGAGTCTGGCTGATATCTATTCGGATCTCGACACGCAGCTGGGCTACCCGGTCGGTAGCGCGGAGCGACTTGCGATTCAGCAGGCGTACGGGTATGCGCAGATGCGGATGCTTGCGGCGGGGACCTCCGTTATGGTCTTTGGCTTCATTGCCGTGTTCATGATCAGGAACTTTGACCTGAAGAAGATGAGCCAGACTAAGGGTCTCGTGTTCTGA
- a CDS encoding Cyclin: protein MAYYQQHNSDPSYFTEGHEEPQRPRMGTRDAAKMIARQRQEIIASELSRIAGDEYLEDMMKHMRHMEDETMPDANLIDMQREIQWYMRPYLIDFLIEAHAAFALLPETLFLTVNLLDRYCSKRVVYKQHYQLVGCAALLIAAKYGDKKDRVPQIHELNNMCCGLYDAGMFTQMEMHVLNTLEWTIGHPTVDFFTQLIVAEEHDKVDVEHMAAYICEIALYHRDFVSTKPSIMARSSLALARAILGEPEINDGEWDHVENVTLLTLSQHLHSPSVALARKYASQHLSGVAKKLASFMAHQASIARAQSGGPPSPPCESASKHADIYSTPHKGHGAVQGIVEGYMTPPITPDGAAYGAVAKDAYPMPPRCPVTPTPQSNTTAYVQQQVQQQYAPFVHQHTAGHNMA from the exons ATGGCGTACTACCAGCAACATAACTCGGATCCCTCGTACTTCACAGAAGGTCACGAAGAACCCCAGCGGCCGCGCATGGGCACTCGGGACGCTGCTAAGATGATTGCGAGACAAAGACAAGAAATCATCGCTAGTGAGCTTTCCcgcatcgccggcgacgaaTACTTGGAGGACATGATGAAGCACATGAGGCACATGGAG GATGAGACGATGCCTGACGCCAATCTCATTGACATGCAACGCGAGATTCAATGGTACATGAGACCCTACCTCATCGACTTCCTCATCGAAGCCCACGCCGCCTTCGCCCTGCTCCCCGAGACCTTGTTCCTGACCGTCAACCTCCTCGACCGGTACTGCTCGAAACGCGTCGTCTACAAGCAACACTACCAGCTCGTCGGTTGCGCCGCCTTGTTGATCGCTGCCAAGTATGGAGACAAGAAGGACCGCGTGCCTCAAATCCACGAGCTCAACAACATGTGCTGCGGCTTGTACGACGCTGGAATGTTCACCCAGATGGAGATGCACGTGCTTAACACGCTCGAGTGGACCATCGGCCACCCCACCGTCGACTTCTTTACCCAGCTCATCGTTGCCGAGGAGCATGacaaggtcgacgtcgagcacATGGCCGCCTACATCTGCGAGATCGCCCTGTACCACCGCGATTTCGTCTCCACCAAGCCCTCCATCATGGCCCGCTCATCGCTGGCTCTGGCGAGAGCCATCCTGGGCGAGCCCGAGATTAACGATGGAGAGTGGGACCACGTCGAGAACGTCACCCTCCTGACCCTGTCCCAGCACCTGCACAGCCCATCGGTCGCCCTCGCAAGGAAGTACGCCTCGCAGCACCTCTCGGGCGTCGCCAAAAAGCTCGCCTCCTTCATGGCCCACCAGGCCAGCATCGCCCGCGCCCAGTCGGGGGGGCCTCCGAGTCCGCCTTGTGAGTCCGCCTCAAAACATGCCGACATCTACAGCACCCCCCACAAGGGCCACGGAGCCGTCCAAGGAATAGTTGAAGGCTACATGACGCCTCCCATCACCCCCGACGGCGCTGCCTACGGCGCCGTTGCCAAGGACGCCTATCCGATGCCCCCGAGATGTCCCGTTACCCCGACCCCTCAATCGAATACGACCGCGTACGTGCAGCAACAGGTGCAACAACAATACGCCCCGTTTGTCCACCAACACACGGCAGGCCACAACATGGCCTAA